A single genomic interval of Corvus cornix cornix isolate S_Up_H32 chromosome 11, ASM73873v5, whole genome shotgun sequence harbors:
- the LOC104691888 gene encoding uromodulin-like → MERTVRCLLLLSVLCLAGCEGNKSELASTHGLGPGVALRVKRSPDACLPNLCQHQGQCQVTEDRPVCSCKPGFTGEFCQDVVLKLACEEEHMKMMVRKEVFELLKIPLELVHLKNQACKVSEKEEEGELFFAATLTGENHTACGSVIQQNSSHISYSNVIESAQEAHRAMISRSFQLEVHFSCIYAYEQVVRLPFALTAVDKLVQFVVREGHFNVSMRLYKSPSYLQPYHLPSVAVPLTDTLYVLLKMEGQHQVKYFLLSVLDCWATPSVDPHQDMQHKLIEQGCPHDETVTYLNAIGESTSAKFSFQMFQFVGYPEVFLHCRVQLCLPDSPEPCAKQCPGHWRNRRALADDYNRIVSYGPIHLLAAPSSGAETHHSSTDQKDPAGPSPWLSGALVPLCVLAVLTVAAAAVSVGRRMV, encoded by the exons ATG GAAAGGACTGTGAgatgtttgctgctgctctctgtgctctgcctggctgGCTGTGAAGGCAACAAGA gTGAGCTGGCAAGCACCCATGGCCTGGGGCCAGGGGTTGCCCTCCGTGTCAAGAGGAGCCCAGACGCCTGTCTGCCaaacctgtgccagcaccagggGCAGTGCCAGGTGACAGAGGACAGACCAGTTTGCAGCTGCAAGCCAGGCTTCACAGGGGAGTTCTGCCAAG ATGTGGTACTGAAGTTGGCCTGCGAGGAAGAGCACATGAAGATGATGGTGAGGAAGGAGGTGTTTGAGCTCTTGAAAATCCCACTGGAGCTTGTCCACTTGAAGAACCAGGCATGCAAGgtttcagagaaggaagaagagggtGAGCTGTTCTTTGCAGCCACTCTCACAGGTGAAAACCACACTGCCTGTGGATCAGTAATCCAG CAAAACAGCTCCCACATCTCGTACTCCAACGTCATTGAGTCAGCGCAGGAAGCCCACAGGGCCATGATCTCCCGGAGTTTTCAGCTTGAGGTGCACTTCTCCTGCATCTACGCCTACGAGCAGGTTGTGAGACTGCCCTTTGCTCTCACTGCTGTTGACAA GCTGGTACAGTTCGTGGTCAGAGAAGGACACTTCAACGTCAGCATGAGACTGTACAAGTCTCCCTCCTACCTCCAGCCTTATCACCTGCCAAGTGTGGCTGTCCCCCTTACGGACACACTCTATGTCCTGCTGAAGATGGAAGGGCAGCACCAGGTCAAGTACTTCCTGCTGAGTGTTTTGGACTGCTGGGCCACACCGAGCGTGGATCCACACCAGGACATGCAGCACAAGCTCATTGAGCAGGG GTGTCCCCATGATGAGACGGTGACCTATCTGAATGCCATTGGGGAGAGCACTTCTGCCAAGTTCAGCTTCCAGATGTTTCAGTTTGTTGGTTACCCCGAGGTGTTCCTGCACTGCCGTGTCCAGCTCTGTCTTCCTGacagcccagagccctgtgccAAG CAATGCCCCGGGCACTGGAGGAACAGGCGGGCGCTGGCAGATGACTACAATAGGATTGTCTCCTATGGGCCCATCCacctgctggctgctccttcctcagGAGCAGAGACCCATCATTCCAGCACTGACCAGAAGGACCCAGCAG GACCCAGCCCGTGGCTCTCTGGGGCCCTCGTTCCGCTGTGTGTGCTCGCTGTGCTCACCGTGGCTGCTGCCGCCGTCAGCGTGGGGCGGCGAATGGTTTAG